The stretch of DNA AATAAAGCTTGAATAATAAAGAAACTTGTTTGAAGGATGAACAGTATCCACTATGTCATATTACTgtaacaatttatattttacatgttcTTTTACATAATTAGATGTAACTTATTTtatgaacaattttttaaataatttatattttttgtattatacaaAAACTATTGAGAATGTTCTAATATGGACCTCGCGTGCGTAACCCTCACATACCATACCATACCATATGGGCGCACGGGTTACGCCCAGCGCGTGCGTGCGTGTCACGGAATATCTTTCCCGCTTTTATGTTAAAGTTAAAATTCCTTTCGGTTCGTACCGACCACATCAGCAACTGCAAGTACCTCATATGACGATCATGCCCCTCTATTTGGAGCAGTCTTTGTTTACACGTCCTGGACACGTCTTTAGTTCACATCGTAATTTGACTAGTCCAATGGCCAAACCAAAGGCTAAAAGGCCTAATtaatatcaatttaattaatttttttggatcACAATCAGTTCTTGTTTTGATATTCTGatattcatttaaataaatattactcctctttctatatttattattttcagaagtataatttaatataatacattttgagtaaataaaattatatatgaagaaTGTTGTTTACTATTATAAGTCATATCaattgatatttaaaatattgacaTCTTTGAAgttttaacaatattatcaagcAAAGGTTCCTTGAGTTGTGCCATCATCCCAAAAAAATAGCCTCACTAATTTCAATTAGAAGTATTTGTATTGGAAAAATGCTATAATCAcaaaagaatttcataaaaatatacttaCAAGCTGATGCGTCTtaatgtaataaattataaagtaaatctaacgaatCTATCACACGAAAATAtgttagtttgtaagtttattttagaaaaatatatttatatttataacacTTCTCTTCTATTGATGCACTCAACTCACTCACTATTCATGTGTAAACGGGTATAAAAAgacttcgtttgttttcacaattattatctattcatttcatctcatctcatctaattattataaattttttaatttttcatacaaaataaaataaataatttaattttttcaaatctcaaaataaaataatattaaataaatatattctaataatattttatttaacttttaattttaattttaatttatcttatcttatgtCGTTTCCAAAAACAAACGatgcattaaataaaaaaataaaataaaagaagaaaaagaggttAAGTTGAAAGGaggaaggtaaaaaaaaaaaaagtgggaggGTAGAGGTGAGAAGTGGGCTGGCCAATAGCATGGATGGATCTATGAATGAAATGTGGAGGCCATCcggtttgaatattattattcttattttctttaatatctGTAATAATACTAtgtttatttatgataaatcttccatttttcttcgGTTACCATGTCTTCCAAGCCTCTCGCTCTCTTTGCCTCATCGCCCATCGGCCTCCTTTCCTTGTTCCGACGTTCTCTGGTCGTTTTGATGGAACATTTTTTATGATCGGTCTTCCTGACTTATCCTTACATAGCATTACATTTTTCTGGAACcgatcaaattaaaaaataaaaatctaataaagcGGATTTCTTTTCGTTGGTTCGTTGGAATTTTCTAGTAGTCGTGGAATTTCAGGATCCAGGCGGCAGCAGTTGTCTTCCTTGAGACTCTGTCAAACGAGCTTATCATATTAAGGTACCTTGTATTCTGCTGTTTCTTGCTGTTGGGTTGCTCTTCTTACAAGCTGCCTGTGTGTTGATTCTTTCTGTATATATTGATACGTTTTGGAGATTGAAAAGAATCTTAGGTGTATCTAAAATCTATTGGCTCGGagatttgttatcattttttttccatttcctttCTTGTATCTGTttatgtcatctgaaaatattgccggccttattttttctaacttCCAAGATTCTCTATCTGTGGTaggttcttaaaaaaaaatcattgttctccaaatatttatttcccGTATATGCTTATCACACTCTATCTCAATCAATTTTGCAGTTGGGTTATCTTAGATGCATCTGATTTTCTTGTCCCAATTGATTTTTATTGAGTCTCATTAGCCTTCATCTTTTACACTTTCCTTCTCCCCATGTTTAGTTTGTCTTCTGCAAGTCAATTGGTGATCTGATCAGTATTGTATAGGCTATATGGTGTGTATGTTGTTACCCTCTCGGTAGTGTGTTTTATGGATTTCAAATAACCTAAATGCGTTGTTTGTGATTTGTATTATGTTAACGATATactgttttttagtttttgataGTATCTCTTGAAGATCAGCTCCGTGTCTAGAGCTTTGTTTCGCATGTTCTCATAACAGGAAATGTTGTTCTGGACCCGTCCAGCAATTATGTTACTGTGAGTCTTAGGTCAACGTCATCGTTTCCTTCTAGATATGTTTATATTCATTAAAActcaatttatttgttgagtGATAAACTAATAGTTCTCTGTTAAGTAGATTCAGAATTCATGTAAAGAAGTTATTGCATGAGATTTCTTTATATGGGTGCAACTTTCGTCCTGTGTCCTATGTGAGCAGGACACAAGCTTGGTGTGCCAAATCAACACTTGGGGATGTGTGGCATCCCCCAGATTTTGTGCTGTCTGACACAGACTAAAGCCACTTCTAAGTATTACATTCTGTCTAGAGCAGTATTTTTTTCGTGGTTTTAGTCTTGAGGCATCATTGCTGGATCTCAACACCTATGACGACCGGCTCTCGGcttgtttttctaatttctttttataggcATTCaagtttcataattttttgCTCTGAAACTTGTGTGTTTATGTGCTTTTGGCCATTTCTATTCTCTGAAGGCATGTATGGTAAAGACATGGCATTTATTTGTAACTTATTAGGCTTGAGATGGACAAGTCGATGCTTTCCCTTAGGAAGTTTATTCATGCAAATATGGATATGACAGTAATAACAAATGCCTGCAATTGCAAAGTCACGTCAGATCACTAATCAATTAGAaaacaataatgcatttttttcttttactaaggatttttttttttgttttgttttttgtttttataagtaggattttttttttttgttcaagctacttatttttgtttttgtcattGTCGCCATGAAGGCTGATTCACGCTTACTTTAGATGAAGTGAAATGATAACATTGACACGTTGCAAGTTGTTTAAATCAATGgtttctctttatatatttgTTCTCTCTGAGTCGTTTTAAAAGATTTGCCTGGGCTTATGAATGAGATACAGATTCATCAATGTcttggtttgtttgttttttgataggtaaaataaaattttattgatagaaagaAGGCGCagcccaagttttttttttttttggttcatcaGTGTCTTGGTAAAGAATTTAAATTCCCAAGTTTGATgctcaagatattttatttgaaattttgaatcaCACATCAAGACTAAAAGCCTTAGAGGGCTAGCCTAGCAGGCATTTTAGAACTATCATATTTTGAGTTGGGACCAATTACTGGTTGAATATCTCCTTTGGATATCAGGTTGTTCTTCAGTCATCCTGAACTTGCTAGAATATTGCTGTTGCTTGCTTGTAGTCTTGTTGCTTTTAATGTTCAATATTTAGTTCCTTTTTGGCAGGGAGGATTCTCAAAGGTTGTTTTACTAGAAACTCTTCAGACACAACAGAAAAAGggaagtttatttttcttcaagcaAAATGTTGGGAGGCAACAATGGTAATCTTTTGCTTCCTGCTTTCCTGGATGAGAATCGTTTCCAGTATCAGACTAATGCATCAAATCAGCTGCAGTTATTTGTCAGTCGTGAGTTCTCTTCTGCCtttcttagttttttcttttaagcatCAAGACTATGTGCACTGTGTTTAATTTTATGTGTATattgcatataatattatgtttGGTTGGCCTTGACCCCCCTCTGCTTTTGTCAGGGAAATTTTGCCTTCTGGCTAGAGTATATAGgttgattaatttattgtaaattcCCTGATTCGACTATTATTAAGGAGCTGCTTTCCAGTTTGTGCTGGACATGAAGCTCATCCTTCATGTCTTTCCTCCTGTTATGTGCAAGTCTGCAAATAATTGTGTGTGCATGTATACTATTAGTTAGATTTTCTTCACTGTTCGCATGCGCCCTTTGCTGGCTTTGCTGGTGGCCCATGAATTCAAGGATGAACTTTTTCTGGGCTACATTAGATGTATCTATCAAGGGGAACATGGATGGCCAATGAATCTTAGGCCAGGTGGCACCTCCACCCACTGCAGGACTCCAGGGAGTTGAATCCCCCCTAAGGGTTGCATTCGCCTAGTTGCCTATAAAAGTGGTGGGGGCAAAGATGGATCTTATATTAGCTTTTAGTCGCACCATGTAGGTTAATATTAATGCTTATCCATTAAATTGCGGTAGTTCTAGTGTAGTTGGGTTGTGCCTTTTGTGCTTTTTAATAAAGAGTTCTTGCTTACCAAAACAACtttattatattgtttttgTCCGGTTCTTCCATTTCATATTCTTTGCCTTTTAggatttcattttattgataCATTGTAATATGCTAATTTCATGTACTGCTAACGATTGATCCTTTGATAGCTACCTTGATGAAGACTTACCACCTTTACCATTATTGCGAATGGTATGTAACATGTGGTCAAAATTTATAAACCTATGAGATAAGGATATGAGATTTAATTAGTAGTGACAAATGAACTTTGATACTtttaaaatcaacctcagtcaactttagaagaaatattaataacatCATCATTGTCATGACCATTccatgactttttttatttttaagtatcaTCATTAACGTGTAAATCAACCTTGTCATTAGGGGCTGTGGGCTTACATCTGTGGCGGTGCCAAATCATCTAAGCCCACAGCTGCCACCACCACCCTAAAGTAGTAAAGTTCACAGATAAATAGCCACATCTGGTCAGTTAGGAGCATTGAATGCGAATGGTAAATGTGTAAATCTGGGTTGAAAACCATTATTTAACACACTGTAGAATATGATAAGAGGAAATTTATTGTGGTTAGGGTCTCATACCCATGTAGGAATTATAATTGAGATATCTGCAGTTGATCCGGTCTCTAAGCATAATGAGTACATAACTTATTTTGCAGCACCATCTGGATGTAATGTTGATCCaataaatttgtttggaaatgagCATATTACTCCTATCGTTCGGCCAAATAAATGCGGCAGAGAAACCGAAGATATTTCAAGGCAGCAAAAACGTCAGATATCCTTGAATTATTATGGCTGTCAGGATGAAGCTGATCGCTCAGCAAGCATTCTGAACCCAAACCCAGTATCAACAGGATTAAGGCTATCATACGACGATGATGAGCGTAACTCATCTGTTACTTCTGCAAGTGGAAGTATGACGGCTGCACCTTCAATCATCTTGTCCCTTGGGGATAATATCAAGACTGAGCTTGATCGACAGAAGGAAGAGTTTGACCATTTTATCGAAATTCAGGTATTCCTGGACGTTTATTCAATATTGCGGTTTTCTGCATGCCTGTTCAGATTAAtcctttctatttttattcGATTCCCAATATTATCTACTTCTTATAACAGTAGTATTTCAAGAGAAGAATTGCCTATGTCtattaaatagtaattttatgtCTACTCATGGTTTTTAATTGATGTTGTATCTTGGAGACCTGGGTGGGGGAGGATCATGAGTGGTGGCTTTCAAGGGTCTGAAATCATACTCAACAGAAAGTAGTAGTCAAgctaatttcataatatttcagtGATCATTTTATGCTGTTCTTAGCACCTGTAGAATAATCTTTGATCACTCTTGAATCAGGAGGAACAGTTGACAAAGGGGGTGAGGGACATGGAGAAGAGACACAAGGCTTCTTTCCTTGCTGCTATGGAGAAAGGTGTCAGCAAAAAGCTTCGCGAGAAAGACATCGAAATAGAGAACATGAACTGTAAGAACAGGGAAGTTGCAGAGAGGATAAGGCGAGTTGCCATGGAAGCCCAGAACTGGCACTATAGAGCAAAGTACAATGAGTCAATTGTTAGTGTCCTGAAGAACAACCTCCAGCAGGCAATTTCACAGGGTGCTGAACAAGGTAAGGAAGGATTTGGAGACAGTGAAGTCGATGATGCTACCTCATATATCGACCCAAACAACTACGCGGGCATTCCAGGTGGACCTGCCAAATCATTTCTCAGGAATAACCTAGGTTTGGGACACATTTGTAGAGCATGCAACACAAAGGAGGTCTCTATCTTGTTGATGCCTTGTCGGCACCTATGTTTATGCAAGGAGTGTGAGGGGTCAATTGGTGTTTGTCCTGTATGCCAGCTTATCAAAACTGCTAGCGTTGAAGTATATATGGCCTAAGTTATTAAGCATATTACCacacaaatgaaaaattatttactcgTTTCATATAGCTTTAAAATTATGAATTGTGTATGCggcttaattaattatcttaatGAAAAGAGCCCTTGTGATTTCTCtaggatctctctctctctctctctctctctctctctctctctcatgatcACCAATGTTACTGAAATTACCTAAATACCTCTGTATTGTATTACCATGTTCTACTAATTCAATCAATAAATTGGTTAGTGatcaataattaaataatttgataatcaatcaaatacataaattaaataaagtgCGTAACACCAAATTTAGTTACGAAAGGAAACTCTTTGAAAAACTTGTCAAAGGTAAAATCCTACGGAACAGTCAAACccagaaaagtcaattttattatttgaaaatcagttaaaagtaattctcaattacaaaacctttgctaattgactctcttacttgacctGACAAACGACCTGTTTGCCTCTATTGCAGCCAGAACCTCTAGCGATCTTCAAACTATTGATTTCTCTTCTGGAACTCCAATGGCTGAACTTGATCAATTAAATTCCAACatgaagtaagaaaaaaaactagaaaattcTCACACTCAAGCACTTGGATCATTCTCCAACCTCTCCAAAATCtggaaaatatgataaaaaagatAATCATCCAATCGAAATCCCTAacataaatattctaatcaGTATTTGATCGACAGATTGAGTATGTTAGGAATTTGAGGCACAATATGACTCTGCTGACAGATGGACTCTGTTGGGAACAACTTTGCTGATGCGTTTGTTGACACCTGGTATTAAGTCTTATCAGCAAATATAGATGTCTTCAACTGGATAATTCCTGACTTTTCGAACTTCAGTTATACACACTTTTGACTTATCCAAACCATTATCTAATAACTTCTTGACATAATTCAAATGTTTATAgataaagatgaaataatttacattcatccaacaAACTTAACAACAAATCTATATTCATCTAGTCACTTAGTcctatccaaacttatcaatttagtcacctagtcctaaTCAAACTTTTGCATCTACAATCTCCTCATTTGGCAGATTGGTGACAAAAAAcaacttgatgaatgtaataTAAACCTGTCAAAAGCACAAATAGCAGACCAAGTAACCAAGTAGAAATTCTAAGCAAATAATCATGAAACAAAACTACTGACATAGAGCATTGACTAAGATTAGTTTCTTCATCATCACAAGTTTAAAGATAATCTAAGTCTAACAATGTTCTAGTCACTATTAAACCATAactcaaaataaatcaaaccaaattaaaagtcaagatattgaataaaaaattattaaaaaatatgctgCTCCCCCTACACTTACTCCAACTCCCCAtaaatttcacaataccaaaaaaataatctaatttgtTCCCTCTCAATGTGTTTCTCCAATATTATCTCCCCATTTTTGTCACTAATCTGACAAGTCTTAAACCTCCTTGTCATCAGAATCAGACCAATGCGGACTACCGTGTgggaatatgaaaataaaatttttgagaagACCCTCCCACAATTATGAAAAACCTCAACTCTACAATGCAATGGAAGTAAAATGATGAATGATCATGAATGCATGTAAAGAATtgacaaaatactaaaaaacttTAGTTGAGGCAAAACATCAAACACTTGGTGGGCACTCCTTAGAAACCGAATGACAAAATGCAAGAACCCACCAAGAAACCATCCTCAATACATGAAAACAACATAATCCAACTACTAGATGCAAATCTGTACAActcaaacatttaaaaaaaaaaaaatcctccaatCTGAAACCTCATAACCCACGCCGACActtcaaaatcacatcaatCATAAAAATCCCCAAAATAATGTAGAACCAAGCCCTATGTAAagaggaaataaataaatagtgcaCTTACTGTGATGGGGAATCGTGTAGACGAGAAGATCTGTGCGACTTCTAAAAACCCAAGTGCTCTAGAACACTAGTGGTGTGGGAAGTGGTTTTCGGCTAGAGCACAAAGAGTGAGGGAGACATGGGACTGGAGGAAAATAACAAGTGTGGACTCTTAGTAAAACAATGTGACTATAAATGTCTTGTTCACGTGGGCATATTTcagctacgtttgggtagtgagaatacctgagaagtgttgagaatgtttgtgaatagtagtgaaaaaatagtgaaaaagtaataatagaataataaatagtaggtaaaaagtaatgaatagtaaaaaagtaggtgaaaaataataataaagtaaggaatagtagtgagagtacttgaggtactcttggtacccaaacgtagctTAGTCATAGCAGAGTCCTACGGGAAGACTAGGACAAGGAGTCCCGCTTGGAGTtagacataaaaataaataaataaataaattaaaaaaaaattagtgaaagCTCCTAGATCCCATATGCATgagagccaaaaaaaaaatttatgcacATGTAAAAAATGCCCAAATGCCAAAAACATGAGAAAAACAATTacgaaaataaaagataaataaaataacataaaagttGACCCACAccctcaaaataatatttatttatttttttaaaacttaattctTTTAAAGCCAAATTACTTGCCTAAATGCACCAAGTGTCCAAGCACAATATACCAATCACACAACTAACAGTGAAAGAGGTTCATACTCTCTTATTTGAAATaaagagccaaaaaaaaaaagtgtggacATTCTACAAAGTCATCATAGTCAAAGTctatgtgagtgtgtgagtgaggcAACTTACTACCAcaatcaaatatttaaatatttaatatatatgtatatatttctttctttcccatAGATACTTCCTCATGAGTTATCTTTGACCTCGAACACAAGATTGCACAACCCTTAATATGTTCATTTtattgctcatctttttccacaatgaatagagcaacaatttttttctataaggaCTTAAGAAACAAGATCCGGGTAGGATGTTTGCCTTTTTTCTGCAATGAAAAAACACCGACTTTTACTATATGGATCAAGCCTTTATATCTGGCAAGAAGAGACCTCTTGACTTTGagtactaggttcaactagtattagtcaatttaaggTTATGACTCCCCCTTTGGATAGCATCTATGAGACTTTATGGAACATACATAATgaataaaatgtgaaaaataagtTTCTCATAATGCACTAAAAGTTAACTTTGGCAAACTGAGCCATGGGATCTACACTCACATTGTagactaaataaaaaaatagagagacaTTCCAACTCCAAATATGGGAAATGTGTGGGTCCAAGTACTCTTGACTTGGCTAGGCAAAAATGAtctcttcctttttcattttttttatttttattttatagaacaaataaaaaaaatagaagacaacttaaccaaaccaaacaaaaacataaaaatataagaccAAAAAGAGatgcaaacaaataaaagaatgtgAAATGCATGTCCTAAGCTAATGATATGCAAGGAATGCAAGAACATGCAAATGATCATATCAATTAATTTCACCCGACACCTTCGTTAACCACccattttgttttgagttttgacctATATTTTTCATCAACACCACTTTGTATAACCTTTTCTTTGTTGTGAAGACAAAAATCTGCTAGTTCACCAAGTTTACGACTGATGGTAGTTATTTGATAATTCAAATCTTCAAccttattttctaaattattttccattcttggagattttctttttccttcttttttcttgcaCTTTTCTCAAGTTAAAGTAATGTGACCTTATATGGCCAAGAATAACACAATTTTAACAAGTAGGAATAAACTTACATTCGAACTTACCTCGATTAAGTTTCATTGACGTCTTTCATGAGAGACTCTCGGAATGTTAGATTTTGACACGATTTTCTTTGGAGCATCCTCACATTGGCTTCCTTTAACAAAGATAATACATTTTGATGAAATGACAACGGATGATGAGGCTTAAAGTTCTTTGCTTTGGGAAGTCATGTACCCCAAACCCGTGCAATCACAGCTGAAGTTTTGAAAGCTCAACATCTCAACTAATTTCTGAGTTGTAGTTTTTTCCTtgtattcttgaattttttttccaattcattCTCAAGTACTAATTTTTTAGTGTTCAATCTTGATACTTCAACTTCAGAAATTTTTAATGACTCTGAcagattattcttttcattctccACGGCTATGAGCTTATTGTACAactttttatttagttttttcaaCTTGAACACCTCTTCACATAAATCATTATAAACTTCATGTATACTCAGCTCATGGTCCGCATCAACAAGAGCTACATCCGAGTCACTGTCATCATATtcactttcagattttgttagcacaatttcaagaaaatcatcaacaatagtgGTAAAAGTCATAAAagaattttcatcatcaaacgatgaatcaaaattttcagattctgaACTGTCACTAAGTGTGACATTCAGTGCTTTtcccttaattttttaaagtttgggTAGTTTGGGTAGTCCACTCTAATGTGATCATAGCCGAAGCACTCATGAGTCATGATAttatactttttcatttttctcaaatttttctttattccatttttctttataacttTTCTTTGTAGGAAATTACTTACCTCACTTTTGCTTTTCACTACCTTTCTTGTTAAacaataattttctaaatttccttCCAATGAGATCTATATCCTCATTGTTCAGATTTTCTTTATCAGAAAAATCATATTGATCTTCTTCCACAGTTTTTAAAACAATGGACTTACATTTTCTTGTTTGAAGAAGAGATGACTCATATGTTTGTAAAGAGCCGACCATTTCTTCAACCTTAATAGCATCCAAATCCTTACTTTTCTCAATGGCTGTAACTTTTGGGCAAAATCTTTCAGGCAAAGAccttaaaatatttctcacGACCCTTGAATCCTCCACCTTCTTATCGAAATTAAACCTggaattcacaatatcattaagtttatcataaaaatcattaaaactctCTTCTTCCAACAttttaatctcttcaaattttaagGTTAGCATCtgcaattttgaattttttacaattcttgtGTCTTCATGTGTAACCTCCAAAATATCCCATGCTTCTTTGGCAATCTCACACATTGAGATTCTTTTAAATTCAGCGGGAGATACAGTCATGAAGATAACGTTATGTCCTTTGTTATTTCAATTGCAGTTGTTGATCCCATCTCCAGTCCAAGCATCAAGAGATGTCTCGGGCTTAGTCCATCCTCGTTCAATTGCATACCACACGTTCATCCAAAGATTTTGAGGAAAGCTCTCATACAAACTTTCTAATAAGCATAGTTTTCTCCATTAAAGTATAGCGGGATATATAACGATGACATGATCTACAAAGGGACATGGATCACACTCGATGAGTGAACTACGCTttgatgtcaattgaaattACTCAAGTACCTACGTATTATATTACCACGTTCTACCAATTCAATCAATAAATTGGTTAGTGatcaataatgaaataattgacaatcaatcaaatatataaaataaataaagtgcgTTACACAAAATTTGATtacgaagggaaaccctttgaaaaactcctcaaaaataaaaccttaTGGGATAGCCAAATCCagaaaatacaattttattatttgaaaattagttaTAAGTAATTCTCAATTACAAAGTCTTTATtaattgactctcttacttgacccGACAAACGACCTGTTTGCCTTTACCGCAGTAATAACCAGAACATCTGGCCATTTTCAAACTATTGACTTCTTTCCTGGACCTCCAATGGCTAAACTCAATCAATTAAAGTCCAACATGGAATAAGCACTCACtcaatgagagaaagagaaaaaaagaacttcTCACACTCAAGCACTTGGATCATTCTTCAATCCCTCCAAGTTCTGGAAAATATGATCAAAAAGATAATCATCCAATCGAAATCTCcattataaatattctaatcaGTATTTGATCTGTAGTAGAACTTTGCTGACGGATTGAGTCTGTTAGAAATTTGAGGCACAGTCAGACTCTACTGATGGAAGGACTCTGCTGATGCGCCTGTTGACACCTGGTGCTAAGTTTTCTCAGTAGATATAGATTTCTTCAACTGGATAATTCCTGACTTTTCGAACTTCAGCTATCTATACACGCTCTTGACTTATCCAAACCATTATCTAATAACTTCTTGACATAATTCAAATGtttatagataaagataaaatactttACA from Juglans microcarpa x Juglans regia isolate MS1-56 chromosome 3S, Jm3101_v1.0, whole genome shotgun sequence encodes:
- the LOC121258212 gene encoding BOI-related E3 ubiquitin-protein ligase 1-like translates to MLGGNNGNLLLPAFLDENRFQYQTNASNQLQLFVSPPSGCNVDPINLFGNEHITPIVRPNKCGRETEDISRQQKRQISLNYYGCQDEADRSASILNPNPVSTGLRLSYDDDERNSSVTSASGSMTAAPSIILSLGDNIKTELDRQKEEFDHFIEIQEEQLTKGVRDMEKRHKASFLAAMEKGVSKKLREKDIEIENMNCKNREVAERIRRVAMEAQNWHYRAKYNESIVSVLKNNLQQAISQGAEQGKEGFGDSEVDDATSYIDPNNYAGIPGGPAKSFLRNNLGLGHICRACNTKEVSILLMPCRHLCLCKECEGSIGVCPVCQLIKTASVEVYMA